Sequence from the Candidatus Abyssobacteria bacterium SURF_5 genome:
GCGCGGGCCGTCGGCGACCAGTCCTCCGCTGCACCTGCGCTCATTAATGATTTCGACCATGGTGTTGAGGGCATCCTTCCCGCCGCGACTGCTCGAACCGCGGGCACTCATGAAACCAAGCCGCTCCAGCGTCCTCGCGATCAGCTCGCCGTCTCTGCTCTGGCTCACCATAACGATGCCCTGCCGGTTGCGGAAATGATATGCATAATACAGCAGCCCCTGATGCCACGAAACGAAGAGGAGCGGCTGGCCCTCGCGCAAGAACTGGTCCTCATGCTCTTTGCCGAAAATCTCGATCCGGCACGTCCGGTACAGCGCGCCGGCAAATAGGGTGAACAGGCGCGGCACCAGCGCCAGCACGAGGCGAAACTTCCAGTCGTACCTCTTTTTCGGCTCCTCAAGCGCGTCCACGTGCGTCAATTTCAGCCCCTCATCACGCCGGCTGCTATCGCAAGCGCGCCGAGCAGCCAGCAATAATATGCAAACATCGAAATCCTTCCCCGCCTGACCACCCGCAAGAGCAGTAATAGAGATGCTATCCCGACACCGGCCGCAATAACAGTCCCCGCCGCGACGCCTGCCGCACCGATACCTTCGGCGCCGGCGGCGGGGGAATAGTCCTTCAATTCGAAAAGGAGAGCGCCAAAGATGGCCGGGATTGAAAGCAGAAAGGAGAAACGGGCGGCGGTCTCGCGCGGTAACCCCAACAACATTCCGGCGGCTATTGTCGAGCCCGATCTCGAAACCCCCGGGATTATCGCCAGCCCCTGCACGACTCCGATCAGCGCCGCCTGCAGAACGCCAATCCCGCCCGAGCCGTCCATTGCGAGGCTGACAACCTCCTCTCTTCTCCATTCAGTCAGCATGAGAAGGGCCCCCGTAACCAGCAATCCCGCGCCCGCCGCCGTCATCGAACCGAAGAGCTTCTCGAATTGATCCGCAAAGACAAACCCGATGACCGCCGTGGGTATGCTCCCGACAATAACCGCAACCAGGAAGACCTCGCCGGA
This genomic interval carries:
- a CDS encoding DUF374 domain-containing protein, producing the protein MTHVDALEEPKKRYDWKFRLVLALVPRLFTLFAGALYRTCRIEIFGKEHEDQFLREGQPLLFVSWHQGLLYYAYHFRNRQGIVMVSQSRDGELIARTLERLGFMSARGSSSRGGKDALNTMVEIINERRCSGGLVADGPRGPFGIAKIGIIKIAKETGLPLVPVMVWAKRKILFKSWDRTLLPLPFTRMVFFYDQPIWIAKDASPEQMEQARVDLTDILNRMHRDARARFGER
- a CDS encoding undecaprenyl-diphosphate phosphatase — its product is MFFIQAIILGIVQGATEFLPISSSGHLVILQNAFGMREPQVFLDVMLHVGTLSAVFFVFRRDILEMIRAAIAIARTRAFSGASGEVFLVAVIVGSIPTAVIGFVFADQFEKLFGSMTAAGAGLLVTGALLMLTEWRREEVVSLAMDGSGGIGVLQAALIGVVQGLAIIPGVSRSGSTIAAGMLLGLPRETAARFSFLLSIPAIFGALLFELKDYSPAAGAEGIGAAGVAAGTVIAAGVGIASLLLLLRVVRRGRISMFAYYCWLLGALAIAAGVMRG